Proteins from a genomic interval of Scomber scombrus chromosome 11, fScoSco1.1, whole genome shotgun sequence:
- the nol7 gene encoding nucleolar protein 7 isoform X2 gives MVVKRQRGEEESSLNVVDSETTMEKFSLALDSSDDEAPEEVTFEDSKAEALRSMKEALDTARREKELLKEKRRKKQELFQEQKKRKLLPAEVLEEIDSTPLKKQKQSEDEDDEEQREEEEEMEGEDEKKKKKLAHTRNLKGNYTVTTATERSAASFQKQMAEDFIKSRLYGPGSCRTTSNELLSLQNKKGRNKSAAVQFVKKDWASKEKAKAEKLKKRWIHKQKLPSS, from the exons ATGGTGGTGAAGAGACAACGTGGGGAAGAAGAGTCGTCGTTAAACGTGGTAGATAGCGAAACAACGATGGAGAAGTTTAGTTTAGCGCTCGATTCCAGCGACGATGAAGCGCCAGAAGAGGTGACATTTGAGGACTCAAAAGCTGAAGCTTTACGGAGCATGAAAGAGGCGCTGGACACGGCAAGAAG AGAGAAGGAGCTGctgaaggagaagagaaggaagaaacagGAGCTGTTTCAAGAACAGAAG AAAAGGAAACTCCTACCGGCTGAAGTTTTGGAGGAAATTGACTCGACTCCTTTAAA GAAGCAGAAACAGTCTGAAGATGAAG ATGACGAGGAGCAgcgggaggaagaagaggaaatggagggagaagatgagaagaagaagaagaaattggCACATACTCGAAA CCTGAAGGGAAACTACACGGTGACGACAGCGACGGAGCGATCGGCGGCTTCCTTCCAGAAGCAGATGGCCGAAGACTTCATCAAGTCCAGACTGTACGGACCAGGAAGCTGCCGGACCACAA GTAACGAGCTGCTCTCCCTCCAGAACAAGAAGGGCAGGAATAAAAGTGCAGCAGTGCAATTCGTTAAGAAAGACTGGG CCTCTAAGGAAAAAGCCAAAGCCGAGAAGCTGAAGAAAAGGTGGATCCACAAGCAGAAGCTTCCTTCCTCTTGA
- the nol7 gene encoding nucleolar protein 7 isoform X1, with translation MVVKRQRGEEESSLNVVDSETTMEKFSLALDSSDDEAPEEVTFEDSKAEALRSMKEALDTARREKELLKEKRRKKQELFQEQKKRKLLPAEVLEEIDSTPLKKQKQSEDEEDDEEQREEEEEMEGEDEKKKKKLAHTRNLKGNYTVTTATERSAASFQKQMAEDFIKSRLYGPGSCRTTSNELLSLQNKKGRNKSAAVQFVKKDWASKEKAKAEKLKKRWIHKQKLPSS, from the exons ATGGTGGTGAAGAGACAACGTGGGGAAGAAGAGTCGTCGTTAAACGTGGTAGATAGCGAAACAACGATGGAGAAGTTTAGTTTAGCGCTCGATTCCAGCGACGATGAAGCGCCAGAAGAGGTGACATTTGAGGACTCAAAAGCTGAAGCTTTACGGAGCATGAAAGAGGCGCTGGACACGGCAAGAAG AGAGAAGGAGCTGctgaaggagaagagaaggaagaaacagGAGCTGTTTCAAGAACAGAAG AAAAGGAAACTCCTACCGGCTGAAGTTTTGGAGGAAATTGACTCGACTCCTTTAAA GAAGCAGAAACAGTCTGAAGATGAAG AAGATGACGAGGAGCAgcgggaggaagaagaggaaatggagggagaagatgagaagaagaagaagaaattggCACATACTCGAAA CCTGAAGGGAAACTACACGGTGACGACAGCGACGGAGCGATCGGCGGCTTCCTTCCAGAAGCAGATGGCCGAAGACTTCATCAAGTCCAGACTGTACGGACCAGGAAGCTGCCGGACCACAA GTAACGAGCTGCTCTCCCTCCAGAACAAGAAGGGCAGGAATAAAAGTGCAGCAGTGCAATTCGTTAAGAAAGACTGGG CCTCTAAGGAAAAAGCCAAAGCCGAGAAGCTGAAGAAAAGGTGGATCCACAAGCAGAAGCTTCCTTCCTCTTGA
- the LOC133991116 gene encoding tripartite motif-containing protein 16-like yields the protein MAQQEAQLDGAKFCCSICLDLLKHPVTIPCGHSYCMICINNFWDGEDEREIYSCPQCRQTFTPRPVLVKNTMLADLMEELKKTGLQVAAADHCYAGPEDVACDFCTGRKLKALKSCLTCLVSYCENHLQPHYDVAPLKKHKLVDPSKKLQENICSHHDEMMKMFCRTDQQRICYLCSVEDHKDHDTVSAAAEIKERQRELEVSRQNVQQRIQDREKDVKLLQQEVEAVSLSADKAVEDSEKISTELIRLLQKRSSDVKQQIRSQQETEVSRVKELQEKLQQEITELKRKDTELKQLSHTEDHTQFLHNYPSLSQFSEPTDSSSINIRPLRYFEDVTAAVSELRDKLQNILKEEWTNLSLTVTEVDILLSQTEPKTRDELFKYSCEITLDSNTAHTQLLLSEGNRKAKLLSHKQCYSSHRDRFTGCYQILSKESLTEHCYWEVEWRGGGGYVAVAYNNISRAGRSNECKFGNNDKSWALDCDTNGYTFWFNNISTAISGPHSSRVGVYLDHRAGILSFYSVSETMTLLHRVQTTFTQPLYAGFRFNYVGDTAELRKLN from the coding sequence ATGGCGCAGCAAGAAGCTCAGCTGGACGGAGCAAAATTCTGCTGTTCGATCTGTTTGGATCTACTGAAGCatccggtgactattccctgtggacacagctactgtatgatcTGTATTAACAActtctgggatggagaggatgagagggaaatctacagctgccctcagtgcagacagacatTCACACCAAGGCCTGTCCTGgtaaaaaacaccatgttagcagatttaatggaggagctgaagaagacAGGACTCCaagttgctgctgctgatcactgctatgctggacctgaagatgtggcctgtgatttctgtactgggaggaagctgaaggCCCTCAAGTCCTGTCTGACATGTCTGGtttcttactgtgagaatcacctccagcctcatTATGATGTTGctccattaaagaaacacaaattgGTCGACCCCtccaagaagctccaggagaacatctgctctcatcatgatgagatgatgaagatgttctgccGTACGGATCAGCAGAGaatctgttatctctgctctgtggaggATCATAAAGACcacgacacagtctcagctgcagcagaaataaaagagaggcagagagagctcgaggtgagtcgacaaaacgtccagcagagaatccaggacagagagaaagatgtgaagctgcttcaacaggaggtggaggccgtcagtctctctgctgataaagcagtggaggacagtgagaagatctccactgagctgatccgtctcctccagaaaagaagctctgatgtgaagcagcagatcagatcccagcaggaaactgaagtgagtcgagtcaaagagcttcaggagaagctgcagcaggagatcactgagctgaagaggaaagacactGAACTGAAgcaactctcacacacagaggatcacacccagtttctacacaactacccctcactGTCACAATttagtgaacctacagactcatccagcatcaatatccgtcctctgagatactttgaggatgtgacagcagctgtgtcagagctcagagataaactacagaaCATCCTGAAGGAGGAATGGACAAACCTCTCACTGACAGTTACAGAAGTGGACATTTTACTGTCACAAACAGAGCCAAAGACCAGagatgaattatttaaatattcatgtgaaatcacACTGGattcaaacacagcacacacacagctgttattatctgaggggaacagaaaagcaAAACTATTGAGTCATAAACAGTGTTATTCTAGTCACCGAGATAGATTCACCGGATGCTATCAGATCCTGAGTAAAGAGAGTCTGACTGAAcattgttactgggaggtggagtggagaggaggaggaggttatGTAGCAGTTGCATACAataatatcagcagagcaggacgCTCGAATGAATGTAAATTTGGGAACAATGACAAATCTTGGGCTTTAGATTGTGACACTAACGGTTATACATTTTGGTTCAACAACATCTCAACTGCAATCTCAGGTCCTcattcctccagagtcggagtgtacctggatcacagagcaggtattctgtccttctacagcgtctctgaaaccatgactctcctccacagagtccagaccaccttcactcagcctctctatgctggattTAGGTTTAATTATGTTGGTGACACAGCTGAGCTCCGTAAACTCAATTAG
- the LOC133991168 gene encoding histone H1-like isoform X1, translating into MAEVAPAPAAAPAKSPKKKAAAKPKKTGPSVSELIVTAVSASKERSGVSLAALKKALAAGGYDVDKNKARVKTAVKSLVAKGTLVQTKGTGASGSFKMSKKVETKPVKKAAPKAKKPAAKKPAAAKKAKTAAAKKSPKKVKKPAAAKKVAKSPKKAAKSPKKAARKSAPATGGVKKPHRYRPGTVALREIRRYQKSTELLIRKLPFQRLVREIAQDFKTDLRFQSSAVMALQESSEAYLVGLFEDTNLCAIHAKRVTIMPKDIQLARRIRGERA; encoded by the exons ATGGCAGAAGTAGCTCCAGCTCCCGCAGCCGCCCCGGCTAAATCCCCCAAGAAGAAGGCAGCAGCAAAGCCCAAGAAGACTGGCCCCAGCGTCAGCGAGCTCATCGTTACAGCTGTGTCCGCCTCCAAGGAGCGAAGCGGAGTGTCTCTGGCCGCCCTCAAGAAGGCTCTGGCTGCCGGAGGTTACGATGTGGACAAGAACAAGGCCCGCGTTAAGACCGCCGTCAAGAGTCTGGTGGCCAAGGGGACACTGGTCCAGACCAAGGGGACCGGGGCCTCTGGCTCCTTCAAGATGAGCAAGAAGGTTGAGACCAAGCCTGTAAAGAAAGCGGCTCCCAAAGCCAAGAAGCCCGCCGCCAAGAAACCCGCAGCGGCTAAGAAGGCCAAGACAGCAGCCGCTAAGAAATCCCCGAAGAAGGTCAAGAAGCCCGCAGCGGCAAAGAAAGTAGCCAAGAGCCCCAAGAAGGCCGCCAAGAGCCCCAAAAAG GCTGCCCGTAAGAGCGCCCCGGCCACCGGCGGAGTCAAGAAGCCTCATCGTTACAGGCCCGGTACCGTGGCTCTCAGAGAGATCCGTCGTTATCAGAAATCCACCGAGCTGCTGATCCGCAAGCTGCCCTTCCAGCGCCTGGTCAGAGAAATCGCTCAGGATTTCAAGACCGATCTGCGCTTCCAGAGCTCCGCTGTCATGGCTCTGCAGGAGTCCAGCGAGGCTTACCTGGTCGGTCTGTTCGAGGACACCAACCTGTGCGCCATCCACGCCAAGAGGGTCACCATCATGCCCAAAGACATCCAGCTGGCTCGCCGCATCCGTGGAGAGAGAGCTTAA
- the LOC133991168 gene encoding histone H1-like isoform X5 has product MAEVAPAPAAAPAKSPKKKAAAKPKKTGPSVSELIVTAVSASKERSGVSLAALKKALAAGGYDVDKNKARVKTAVKSLVAKGTLVQTKGTGASGSFKMSKKVETKPVKKAAPKAKKPAAKKPAAAKKAKTAAAKKSPKKVKKPAAAKKVAKSPKKAAKSPKKKVAKPKAKKAAPKKK; this is encoded by the exons ATGGCAGAAGTAGCTCCAGCTCCCGCAGCCGCCCCGGCTAAATCCCCCAAGAAGAAGGCAGCAGCAAAGCCCAAGAAGACTGGCCCCAGCGTCAGCGAGCTCATCGTTACAGCTGTGTCCGCCTCCAAGGAGCGAAGCGGAGTGTCTCTGGCCGCCCTCAAGAAGGCTCTGGCTGCCGGAGGTTACGATGTGGACAAGAACAAGGCCCGCGTTAAGACCGCCGTCAAGAGTCTGGTGGCCAAGGGGACACTGGTCCAGACCAAGGGGACCGGGGCCTCTGGCTCCTTCAAGATGAGCAAGAAGGTTGAGACCAAGCCTGTAAAGAAAGCGGCTCCCAAAGCCAAGAAGCCCGCCGCCAAGAAACCCGCAGCGGCTAAGAAGGCCAAGACAGCAGCCGCTAAGAAATCCCCGAAGAAGGTCAAGAAGCCCGCAGCGGCAAAGAAAGTAGCCAAGAGCCCCAAGAAGGCCGCCAAGAGCCCCAAAAAG AAGGTGGCCAAGCCCAAAGCAAAGAAGGCAGCACCCAAGAAGAAGTGA
- the LOC133991194 gene encoding histone H2A-like, with the protein MSGRGKTGGKARAKAKTRSSRAGLQFPVGRVHRHLRKGNYAQRVGAGAPVYLAAVLEYLTAEILELAGNAARDNKKTRIIPRHLQLAVRNDEELNKLLGGVTIAQGGVLPNIQAVLLPKKTEKPAKK; encoded by the coding sequence atGAGTGGACGAGGCAAAACCGGAGGCAAAGCCCGCGCCAAGGCAAAGACCCGTTCCTCCCGTGCCGGGCTTCAGTTCCCAGTCGGTCGTGTCCACAGGCATTTGAGGAAGGGTAACTATGCCCAGCGTGTTGGTGCAGGTGCCCCCGTCTACCTGGCGGCTGTGCTGGAGTACCTGACCGCTGAGATCCTGGAGCTGGCTGGAAACGCTGCCCGCGACAACAAGAAGACCAGAATCATCCCCCGTCACCTGCAGCTGGCTGTCCGCAACGACGAGGAGCTGAACAAGCTGCTTGGCGGAGTGACCATCGCTCAGGGTGGTGTGCTGCCCAACATCCAGGCTGTGCTGCTGCCCAAGAAGACCGAGAAACCCGCCAAGAAGTAA
- the LOC133991168 gene encoding histone H1-like isoform X4 encodes MAEVAPAPAAAPAKSPKKKAAAKPKKTGPSVSELIVTAVSASKERSGVSLAALKKALAAGGYDVDKNKARVKTAVKSLVAKGTLVQTKGTGASGSFKMSKKVETKPVKKAAPKAKKPAAKKPAAAKKAKTAAAKKSPKKVKKPAAAKKVAKSPKKAAKSPKKVAKSPKKVKAPAKKVAKPKAKKAAPKKK; translated from the exons ATGGCAGAAGTAGCTCCAGCTCCCGCAGCCGCCCCGGCTAAATCCCCCAAGAAGAAGGCAGCAGCAAAGCCCAAGAAGACTGGCCCCAGCGTCAGCGAGCTCATCGTTACAGCTGTGTCCGCCTCCAAGGAGCGAAGCGGAGTGTCTCTGGCCGCCCTCAAGAAGGCTCTGGCTGCCGGAGGTTACGATGTGGACAAGAACAAGGCCCGCGTTAAGACCGCCGTCAAGAGTCTGGTGGCCAAGGGGACACTGGTCCAGACCAAGGGGACCGGGGCCTCTGGCTCCTTCAAGATGAGCAAGAAGGTTGAGACCAAGCCTGTAAAGAAAGCGGCTCCCAAAGCCAAGAAGCCCGCCGCCAAGAAACCCGCAGCGGCTAAGAAGGCCAAGACAGCAGCCGCTAAGAAATCCCCGAAGAAGGTCAAGAAGCCCGCAGCGGCAAAGAAAGTAGCCAAGAGCCCCAAGAAGGCCGCCAAGAGCCCCAAAAAGGTCGCAAAGAGTCCTAAGAAAGTA AAAGCCCCCGCAAAGAAGGTGGCCAAGCCCAAAGCAAAGAAGGCAGCACCCAAGAAGAAGTGA
- the LOC133991168 gene encoding histone H1-like isoform X3 — protein MAEVAPAPAAAPAKSPKKKAAAKPKKTGPSVSELIVTAVSASKERSGVSLAALKKALAAGGYDVDKNKARVKTAVKSLVAKGTLVQTKGTGASGSFKMSKKVETKPVKKAAPKAKKPAAKKPAAAKKAKTAAAKKSPKKVKKPAAAKKVAKSPKKAAKSPKKVAKSPKKVAAKSPKKKVAKPKAKKAAPKKK, from the exons ATGGCAGAAGTAGCTCCAGCTCCCGCAGCCGCCCCGGCTAAATCCCCCAAGAAGAAGGCAGCAGCAAAGCCCAAGAAGACTGGCCCCAGCGTCAGCGAGCTCATCGTTACAGCTGTGTCCGCCTCCAAGGAGCGAAGCGGAGTGTCTCTGGCCGCCCTCAAGAAGGCTCTGGCTGCCGGAGGTTACGATGTGGACAAGAACAAGGCCCGCGTTAAGACCGCCGTCAAGAGTCTGGTGGCCAAGGGGACACTGGTCCAGACCAAGGGGACCGGGGCCTCTGGCTCCTTCAAGATGAGCAAGAAGGTTGAGACCAAGCCTGTAAAGAAAGCGGCTCCCAAAGCCAAGAAGCCCGCCGCCAAGAAACCCGCAGCGGCTAAGAAGGCCAAGACAGCAGCCGCTAAGAAATCCCCGAAGAAGGTCAAGAAGCCCGCAGCGGCAAAGAAAGTAGCCAAGAGCCCCAAGAAGGCCGCCAAGAGCCCCAAAAAGGTCGCAAAGAGTCCTAAGAAAGTAGCTGCCAAGAGCCCCAAGAAA AAGGTGGCCAAGCCCAAAGCAAAGAAGGCAGCACCCAAGAAGAAGTGA
- the epdr1 gene encoding mammalian ependymin-related protein 1: MHRFFLMLLAVAGASALGLHRLDVSLPAAGPCLAPLQWEGRWVLYDHSTGRNNRAAVSYDSQNQRIRVLQQNKKHTPCQRFFEYIYLYQSMVMFQINQKTKECAKIALMDAWDPFDIPNNSTFEDQYIIGGPGDNVEVQEWSDRKPARQHETWVGIYTLKDCYPVQETYTRNSSVTTSTRFFNLQLGISDPNVFTPPSTCQSARPERMAESDC, from the exons ATGCACCGGTTCTTCCTCATGCTCCTGGCCGTGGCCGGGGCTTCTGCTCTCGGCCTCCACAGGCTGGATGTCTCCCTCCCGGCCGCCGGGCCCTGCCTGGCCCCGCTGCAGTGGGAGGGCAGGTGGGTGCTATACGACCACAGCACCGGGAGGAACAACCGAGCCGCCGTCTCCTATGACAGCCAGAACCAGAGGATCcgagtcctgcagcagaacaaGAAACATACGCCGTGTCAGAG GTTCTTTGAATACATCTACTTGTACCAGAGTATGGTGATGTTCCAGATTAACCAGAAGACCAAGGAGTGCGCAAAGATCGCACTGATGGATGCCTGGGATCCCTTCGACATTCCAAACAACTCCACCTTTGAGGACCAGTACATCATCGGAGGCCCCGGAGACAATGTGGAGGTTCAGGAGTGGTCAGACAGGAAGCCGGCACGCCAGC ATGAGACCTGGGTTGGTATTTACACACTGAAGGACTGCTACCCAGTGCAGGAGACCTACACCAGGAACAGCAGCGTCACCACCTCAACCCGCTTCTTCAACCTTCAACTCGGCATCAGCGACCCCAACGTCTTCACCCCACCCAGCACCTGTCAATCAGCCCGGCCCGAGAGAATGGCCGAGTccgactgctga
- the LOC133991168 gene encoding histone H1-like isoform X2 has protein sequence MAEVAPAPAAAPAKSPKKKAAAKPKKTGPSVSELIVTAVSASKERSGVSLAALKKALAAGGYDVDKNKARVKTAVKSLVAKGTLVQTKGTGASGSFKMSKKVETKPVKKAAPKAKKPAAKKPAAAKKAKTAAAKKSPKKVKKPAAAKKVAKSPKKAAKSPKKVAKSPKKAPAAKKAPAKKVAKPKAKKAAPKKK, from the exons ATGGCAGAAGTAGCTCCAGCTCCCGCAGCCGCCCCGGCTAAATCCCCCAAGAAGAAGGCAGCAGCAAAGCCCAAGAAGACTGGCCCCAGCGTCAGCGAGCTCATCGTTACAGCTGTGTCCGCCTCCAAGGAGCGAAGCGGAGTGTCTCTGGCCGCCCTCAAGAAGGCTCTGGCTGCCGGAGGTTACGATGTGGACAAGAACAAGGCCCGCGTTAAGACCGCCGTCAAGAGTCTGGTGGCCAAGGGGACACTGGTCCAGACCAAGGGGACCGGGGCCTCTGGCTCCTTCAAGATGAGCAAGAAGGTTGAGACCAAGCCTGTAAAGAAAGCGGCTCCCAAAGCCAAGAAGCCCGCCGCCAAGAAACCCGCAGCGGCTAAGAAGGCCAAGACAGCAGCCGCTAAGAAATCCCCGAAGAAGGTCAAGAAGCCCGCAGCGGCAAAGAAAGTAGCCAAGAGCCCCAAGAAGGCCGCCAAGAGCCCCAAAAAGGTCGCAAAGAGTCCTAAGAAA GCTCCCGCAGCCAAGAAAGCCCCCGCAAAGAAGGTGGCCAAGCCCAAAGCAAAGAAGGCAGCACCCAAGAAGAAGTGA
- the LOC133991168 gene encoding histone H3-like isoform X6 produces MARTKQTARKSTGGKAPRKQLATKAARKSAPATGGVKKPHRYRPGTVALREIRRYQKSTELLIRKLPFQRLVREIAQDFKTDLRFQSSAVMALQESSEAYLVGLFEDTNLCAIHAKRVTIMPKDIQLARRIRGERA; encoded by the coding sequence ATGGCAAGAACCAAGCAGACCGCTCGTAAATCCACCGGAGGCAAAGCTCCCAGGAAGCAGCTGGCCACCAAGGCTGCCCGTAAGAGCGCCCCGGCCACCGGCGGAGTCAAGAAGCCTCATCGTTACAGGCCCGGTACCGTGGCTCTCAGAGAGATCCGTCGTTATCAGAAATCCACCGAGCTGCTGATCCGCAAGCTGCCCTTCCAGCGCCTGGTCAGAGAAATCGCTCAGGATTTCAAGACCGATCTGCGCTTCCAGAGCTCCGCTGTCATGGCTCTGCAGGAGTCCAGCGAGGCTTACCTGGTCGGTCTGTTCGAGGACACCAACCTGTGCGCCATCCACGCCAAGAGGGTCACCATCATGCCCAAAGACATCCAGCTGGCTCGCCGCATCCGTGGAGAGAGAGCTTAA